aataatattgcgtgtttattaatattttgtaccaAAAAAAATGGCAACAATCATATTACATGACTTACTCGAAGCAGCAGCGccaacctatttttttaaaaaattaattataattagaatatattttttaattaaaaaattaatcttaatttaatatttttattaatattgtgtataaaatattagctgcataattatttcaagTAAAGTCACAGAATATGATTATTGCCGATCTTAATGTACacgacattaataaaattgtaatattatttttgtcaattttttattattagttgatataattattttaagtaaaattacataatataattatgatcaattttttgtacacAATGGGATTTCAAATCCCATATCAAAACTAGGATTTGAAATCCTAGTTCTGTagcatgtttttttttttaacattgtGTCAGAATTGGAAATGGGATTTGGAATTTCGGTTATGtagaggtttttttttttttttttttaaaaaaaaaaaataggattcaAATTTCAGTGCTGCCTGTATTAGGATTCAAATTCAAGGCTAGTGATTATTGTGTATTGAAGTTGGAGAAAGTTCCAAGAAAACTTTAAAACTGAGCTATCGCTTCCTGAAGTTTCTACTGTCCCCTCGCAAATCGCAATTGTGTCTCTTTAAACGTTCTCCATGATTCGTAGCGAAGATTTCCAAGTCGCGACACGTGTCTTCATATCCATTGTCATCGACATGAATATCCCAAATTACCCCTGGAGCTCAGACTCCTCAGCTCCATTATAAATTCCTTCTCCTATTCTTAGATTGTAACGCCAGAAAGAGAATAAACCCAGAAGAATTGAAGTGCTCAaacaaaaatcagaaaaagtaaaaatccTCAACACCAGAAATGGCAACATCACAGGTAACTTACTTGAGTTTATTTGTTCACTTAATTATCTTTTCGTGttgatgtttaatttttgtttttcttctgatTTAGGTTGAGGTGCAGGGTAGTGAGATGCAATTGGAGCACCTAGGCTTTGTGAGGATTCTGGCGATAAACGCTGCCGTCTTAGTGTCGAATCTCTACATCTATGCCAAGCAGAATTCCGGTCCCCTCAAATCCACTGTTGAAAAGGTCGAAGACGCCGTTACGACCGTTGTAAGCCCTGTTTATGAGAGATTCAAAGGCATTCCTACTGATATCCTTGTTTTTCTTGACAAGAAGGTaaatttacttcttttttacCTCCACAGTTTCGTGGTAGCTGTTCTAGCAATTTCAACTtattaatgcattttttttataccttGCTACTGCCGTCTTTAGGATATCTCCAAGATCCATATCTTGTTGATCGGGCTTCTGGTTCTTAGTCATGAGTTAGAGTTTCTCAATTAACTGGATCTTTTAGGGGGTGAATGATTTTATAGCGAAAATATTCATGCAGTATGTTGCATGTTTTAGTTCCTCTGCTACATTTTATGCTCTACTGCCAGTGGTATGTTTGGTCTTTGGTTTAGATCCGTTATAggtctttttttcttttttacttttgtggTCATTGATCCAATCTAGGCCTTCTGTTAACGGTGTAATGATATTATGCTGCTCCAACTTGTGGTGGCGGCCTTGAGTTGTGAAggaattatcaatttttctgtGCGTCTGATTAGAAacaattgatttaatttttggcaCTAATACTTGCTGATTTTTTGTATCCGTCTTGATCACTCTGCTGATGTTCACGTTGGGTCTTATTTGAAATTGTTTTCTTATTGTAGGTGGATGAGGCAACCTACAAATTCGATGAGCGGGCTCCACCGGCAGCGAAGAATGCAGCATCCAAGGCACACTCAATAGTGATGAAAGCATCAAAGGTATTACAAGACTTGGCAGAGGAAGCTAAAGTTGATGGTCCACTTGCTGCCATTTCTCATGCTGTTGAAATCTCCAAGCATTTTTCTGTGGACAAACTGGCTTTTTTGTGGTACAAAGCTAATCAGTATCCTGCTTTGCATGGAGTGTTTCAGATGGCTGTTCCCACCGCTGCTTACTGGTCAGACAAATACAATAAGTTGGTTAAAGACATGAGTTCGAAAGGTTATAGTTTCTTCAACTATGTTCCATTGATTCCAGTGGAAGAAATGGCCAAGGCATATAAGCAGGTGGAGGCAGCTGCCGGTAAGAAGGCAGATACAGGCAGCTCCAGTGAGAGTGAATCAAACAAGGAGTAGGACAGTGTCCTTTGCTGTGTAGTGTGCTTTGGTGTGAAGATAAGGTGTGTGCTGAGGTGAAGTAGGCCTCTCTGGAGATATGGGTGTTGTATGCTACTTGTAAATGAATCTCGAACAGGCGTGTAGTGTGATGCATGCTTCCATGCTTTATGTACATCCCTATGGTGTCAGTTGATGGTTCAGTATTTTACAGTTGGAGGACgtctattttcttgttctaATCAGTCATTTGGCCCATAAATGAACTAATCAGAATATGTTTAAGATAGGCACGAAGCTCAgaaccaataaaaaaagaattgcgtttggaaaataaatattaactttaGCTACTTTGGGATTTGCATTCAATTTCGATTTGGCGATTTTCCGATGATTGTAGTTCATACgacttttatctattttatacGTTAGTTGagtttttactaatttaaatttcttgtgaatcttttattttacaaattatcaCATTacattcaaaataattctagcaaaaagttaatttagagttgtcactataaaaataaattttgaaaactccaacaaatttgataaaagcATCAATCtgtaaaaaattgtaaataaaaaacatgtacaaaaataatagtaaaacaTCCACCCAAATCCAATGATTTACATTAGGTCAAAACCCGGTTAGAGTAGTGTGAGTGCAGGAGTACCCATTGGTTGATTGATGGTT
The window above is part of the Sesamum indicum cultivar Zhongzhi No. 13 linkage group LG2, S_indicum_v1.0, whole genome shotgun sequence genome. Proteins encoded here:
- the LOC105156705 gene encoding REF/SRPP-like protein At1g67360 isoform X1, which encodes MATSQVEVQGSEMQLEHLGFVRILAINAAVLVSNLYIYAKQNSGPLKSTVEKVEDAVTTVVSPVYERFKGIPTDILVFLDKKVDEATYKFDERAPPAAKNAASKAHSIVMKASKVLQDLAEEAKVDGPLAAISHAVEISKHFSVDKLAFLWYKANQYPALHGVFQMAVPTAAYWSDKYNKLVKDMSSKGYSFFNYVPLIPVEEMAKAYKQVEAAAGKKADTGSSSESESNKE
- the LOC105156705 gene encoding REF/SRPP-like protein At1g67360 isoform X2, encoding MATSQGSEMQLEHLGFVRILAINAAVLVSNLYIYAKQNSGPLKSTVEKVEDAVTTVVSPVYERFKGIPTDILVFLDKKVDEATYKFDERAPPAAKNAASKAHSIVMKASKVLQDLAEEAKVDGPLAAISHAVEISKHFSVDKLAFLWYKANQYPALHGVFQMAVPTAAYWSDKYNKLVKDMSSKGYSFFNYVPLIPVEEMAKAYKQVEAAAGKKADTGSSSESESNKE